A genomic segment from Kwoniella shandongensis chromosome 8, complete sequence encodes:
- a CDS encoding NADH dehydrogenase [ubiquinone] iron-sulfur protein 8, mitochondrial, producing the protein MVRPLSLLRPLTTPLTAPTLARRSIHLTPRLLLATPASTGPQTIKSGPTKTPNPKETTTATAQSEEQWPDYSKGPSALDKASQVLFFTEIVRGMWIVLEQFFRPPYTIMYPFEKGPLSARFRGEHALRRYPNGEERCIACKLCEAICPAQAITIESEAREDGSRRTTRYDIDMTKCIYCGFCQEACPVDAIVETQNAEYSTETREELLYNKEKLLSNGDKAEAEIAANLQSEHFYR; encoded by the exons ATGGTCCGACCCCTCTCATTACTGCGTCCCCTCACCACCCCCTTGACCGCCCCAACACTCGCACGACGATCAATCCACCTCACACCCCGTCTTCTCTTAGCTACACCAGCTTCTACCGGACCTCAAACCATTAAATCTGGACCTACGAAGACACCCAACCCAAAAGAGACGACGACAGCGACGGCGCAAAGTGAAGAACAATGGCCGGATTATTCAAAAGGACCGAGCGCGTTGGATAAGGCTAGTCAGGTCTTGTTCTTTACAGAGATtgtgagag GAATGTGGATCGTCCTCGAACAATTCTTCAGACCGCCCTACACTATCATGTACCCTTTCGAAAAGGGACCATTGTCAGCTCGTTTCAGAGGAGAACACGCCTTGAGACGGTACCCCaacggagaggagagatgtattg CGTGCAAGCTCTGTGAGGCTATCTGCCCCGCTCAGGCGATCACCATCGAGTCTGAAGCTCGTGAGGACGGATCGAGAAGGACCACTCGATATG ACATTGACATGACTAAATGTATTTATTGTGGTTTCTGCCAAGAGGCATGTCCCGTCGATGCCATcgtcgaga CCCAAAACGCTGAATACTCTACCGAGACTCGAGAAGAGTTGTTGTACAACAAGGAGAAGCTCTTGTCCAACGGTGACAAGGCAGAGGCGGAGATCGCTGCCAACTTGCAATCTGAGCAC TTTTACCGATAA